The Yersinia intermedia genome window below encodes:
- the fliJ gene encoding flagellar export protein FliJ → MKSQSPLITLRDLAQKAVEQASTQLGQVRLSYQNAEQQLTMLLTYQDEYRVRLNDTLSNGMASSSWQNYQQFIQTLEQAIDQHRHQLAQWNVKVEQAVKHWQEKQQRLNAFETLNERAETTLRLQESRLDQKLMDEFAQRASQRSLNS, encoded by the coding sequence ATGAAAAGTCAGTCACCTCTCATCACCCTGCGCGATCTGGCCCAAAAGGCCGTCGAACAGGCAAGTACGCAACTGGGTCAGGTTCGCCTGTCATATCAGAATGCTGAGCAGCAACTCACGATGTTGCTAACTTATCAGGATGAATACCGGGTGCGGTTGAATGACACGCTAAGTAACGGGATGGCCTCTTCCAGTTGGCAAAACTATCAGCAATTTATTCAAACTCTGGAACAAGCCATTGACCAACATCGCCATCAATTGGCTCAGTGGAATGTCAAAGTTGAACAGGCAGTTAAGCATTGGCAAGAAAAGCAGCAACGGTTAAATGCATTTGAAACCTTGAATGAGCGGGCTGAAACTACCCTGCGTCTGCAAGAAAGCCGTTTGGATCAAAAATTGATGGATGAGTTCGCACAGCGCGCCTCACAAAGGAGTCTTAATTCATGA